DNA from Pseudomonadota bacterium:
GGTCCGCCTCGACCCACCAGAGCGCGAGGTGGAAGTCGATCCGGTCGAACCACTCCTTGCGGCGGCGCATGATCTCGGTGTGGACGGGGTTGCGGTAGACGTAGTCGACCAGGGCGCCGATGTCCGACCAGACCGAGAGATTGACGATGATCAGTGGGTCGTCAAAGGCCTGCAGGTCGGTCGCGTTGTTGCCCTCGCCGGTGAGTCGCCAGACAAAGCCCGGCTGCGCCTCCGCCTCGGCGTTGAC
Protein-coding regions in this window:
- a CDS encoding DUF3291 domain-containing protein is translated as MAYELAQLNIARFRVPVDDPINADFVNNLDRVNAEAEAQPGFVWRLTGEGNNATDLQAFDDPLIIVNLSVWSDIGALVDYVYRNPVHTEIMRRRKEWFDRIDFHLALWWVEADHRPSVAESKLRLELLRCCGPTEAAFIFKHAFAPPTGERLHPFKGVAVS